A genomic region of bacterium contains the following coding sequences:
- a CDS encoding type II toxin-antitoxin system HicA family toxin → MPKLLSSREIIAILILNGFSLKSIKGSHSKYVNGSKTVIIPHPKPEIPYGTFLSIVRQSGLLKSDFIN, encoded by the coding sequence ATGCCTAAATTGCTGTCTTCGAGAGAAATTATTGCTATATTAATACTAAATGGCTTTTCTTTAAAATCAATAAAGGGAAGCCATTCTAAATATGTAAATGGAAGCAAAACAGTTATCATTCCTCATCCGAAACCAGAAATTCCTTATGGAACATTTCTTTCTATAGTAAGACAATCAGGGCTTTTAAAATCTGATTTTATTAATTAA
- a CDS encoding type II toxin-antitoxin system HicB family antitoxin gives MKNIKYTVYKEGDYFVSQCLNVDVSSFGETIEEAVDNLTEALELYFEDNNNVVFFPIDIAMLGEKTINA, from the coding sequence GTGAAAAATATAAAATATACAGTTTACAAGGAAGGTGATTATTTTGTTTCGCAATGCTTGAATGTTGATGTTTCAAGCTTTGGAGAAACAATAGAAGAGGCTGTTGATAATCTTACAGAAGCACTGGAGTTATATTTTGAAGATAATAATAATGTTGTGTTTTTCCCTATAGACATTGCCATGCTTGGAGAAAAAACAATAAATGCCTAA